Proteins co-encoded in one Tiliqua scincoides isolate rTilSci1 chromosome 12, rTilSci1.hap2, whole genome shotgun sequence genomic window:
- the GDPD2 gene encoding glycerophosphoinositol inositolphosphodiesterase GDPD2 isoform X1 → MELTLAWGLPPATHAMSKDGGCCNTCINCLLCLYSCRWSRSKKGLRTSKCDCAWFFFLFCVCLFTLAWLYFALVTLNDFHNLNEYIFRKTDWWLDWSVVMLSGTATLVTYSSLLLVLALCLQLCHQPLKLHWLHKGLLILTALGVAAAFVGLEIQWAEQWESAHISLQATGPFLHIGAVVGVTLLAWPVASWFYRTSHSALKVLLLLLYLGAVVALYVAPLGIDSPCLMEHNQLPPKPALFGHRGAPMLAPENTLMSFQKAVDCGVSVFETDVLVSADGVPFLMHDERLSRTTNVKEVFPAQAHLNASTFNWTELQQLDAGSWFLEKRPFPMARSLSLEEWTLAQAQQIPSLEQLLGKASRHNMSVMFDLRPEKDPQYERLVNITVETILQSGIAPELILWLPDEFREQVKQKAPQFQQIYGRKRLSNETEELQHVNLPYQNLSSAEIQEYRRDNISVNLFVVNAPWLFSILWCSGTNSVTTNACQVLQGMERPLWLLPRATYQMIWIVTDCVSFLLIIWAFLLLKRWNRKSESAGSDSVVLLTKIHSLMSE, encoded by the exons ATGGAGTTGaccct GGCCTGGGGCCTGCCACCTGCCACCCACGCCATGTCCAAGGATgggggctgctgcaacacctgcaTCAACTGCCTGCTCTGCCTCTATAGCTGCCGCTGGTCTCGCAGCAAGAAGGGGCTGAGAACCAGCAag TGCGACTGTGCCtggttcttcttcctcttctgtgtGTGCCTCTTCACCCTGGCCTGGCTCTACTTTGCCCTCGTCACTCTCAATGACTTCCACAACCTCAACGA GTACATTTTCCGCAAGACAGACTGGTGGCTGGACTGGTCGGTGGTGATGCTGTCGGGAACAGCGACTCTGGTCACCTATTCATCTCTGCTCCTG GTTTTAGCACTTTGCCTTCAGCTTTGCCACCAGCCCTTGAAGCTCCACTGGCTGCACAAG GGTCTCCTGATCCTGACAGCACTTGGGGTGGCTGCAGCTTTTGTGGGACTGGAAATCCAGTGGGCAGAGCAGTGGGAAAGTGCCCACATCTCCCTGCAG GCGACAGGCCCCTTCTTGCACATCGGAGCTGTGGTGGGTGTGACGCTGCTTGCCTGGCCAGTTGCCAGCTGGTTTTACCGCACCTCCCATTCAG CTCTCAAGGTGCTTCTCCTGCTGCTGTATCTGGGCGCAGTAGTCGCTTTGTATGTGGCCCCGCTGGGCATAGACTCCCCCTGTCTCATGGAGCACAACCAGCTGCCTCCCAAGCCAGCCCTGTTTGGGCATCGTGGGGCTCCCATG CTTGCACCTGAGAACACGTTGATGTCATTCCAGAAGGCAGTTGACTGTGGTGTGAGTGTCTTTGAGACGGATGTCCTGGTGAG TGCTGATGGAGTCCCTTTCCTTATGCACGACGAGCGCCTCTCCCGAACCACCAACGTCAAAGAGGTCTTTCCCGCCCAGGCCCATCTCAATGCCAGCACCTTCAACTGGACTGAGCTGCAGCAGCTGGATGCTGGCAGCTGGTTCTTGGAG AAGCGCCCTTTCCCCATGGCCCGGAGCCTCTCGCTCGAAGAGTGGACCCTAGCCCAGGCACAGCAGATCCCATCACTGGAGCAGCTcctgggcaaggccagcaggCACAACATGTCAGTCATGTTTGACCTGCGGCCAGAAAAGGACCCTCAGTATGAGCGACTAGTCAACATTACCGTGGAGACCATTCTGCAGTCGGGCATAGCACCAGAGCTG ATCTTGTGGCTGCCAGATGAGTTTCGGGAGCAGGTGAAACAGAAGGCGCCCCAGTTCCAGCAGATCTATGGCCGGAAGAGGCTCAGCAATGAGACGGAAGAACTGCAGCATGTGAACCTGCCCTACCAAAATCTGAGCAGTGCAGAAATCCA GGAATACCGCCGTGACAACATCTCGGTCAACCTGTTCGTGGTGAATGCCCCCTGGCTCTTCTCAATCCTGTGGTGTTCAGGAACCAACTCTGTTACCACCAACGCCTGCCAGGTGCTGCAGGGGATGGAGCGCCCCCTCTGGCTGCTG CCACGCGCTACGTACCAAATGATCTGGATTGTGACAGACTGTGTCTCCTTCCTGCTGATTATCTGGGCCTTCCTGCTGCTGAA GAGATGGAACCGG
- the GDPD2 gene encoding glycerophosphoinositol inositolphosphodiesterase GDPD2 isoform X2, with the protein MSKDGGCCNTCINCLLCLYSCRWSRSKKGLRTSKCDCAWFFFLFCVCLFTLAWLYFALVTLNDFHNLNEYIFRKTDWWLDWSVVMLSGTATLVTYSSLLLVLALCLQLCHQPLKLHWLHKGLLILTALGVAAAFVGLEIQWAEQWESAHISLQATGPFLHIGAVVGVTLLAWPVASWFYRTSHSALKVLLLLLYLGAVVALYVAPLGIDSPCLMEHNQLPPKPALFGHRGAPMLAPENTLMSFQKAVDCGVSVFETDVLVSADGVPFLMHDERLSRTTNVKEVFPAQAHLNASTFNWTELQQLDAGSWFLEKRPFPMARSLSLEEWTLAQAQQIPSLEQLLGKASRHNMSVMFDLRPEKDPQYERLVNITVETILQSGIAPELILWLPDEFREQVKQKAPQFQQIYGRKRLSNETEELQHVNLPYQNLSSAEIQEYRRDNISVNLFVVNAPWLFSILWCSGTNSVTTNACQVLQGMERPLWLLPRATYQMIWIVTDCVSFLLIIWAFLLLKRWNRKSESAGSDSVVLLTKIHSLMSE; encoded by the exons ATGTCCAAGGATgggggctgctgcaacacctgcaTCAACTGCCTGCTCTGCCTCTATAGCTGCCGCTGGTCTCGCAGCAAGAAGGGGCTGAGAACCAGCAag TGCGACTGTGCCtggttcttcttcctcttctgtgtGTGCCTCTTCACCCTGGCCTGGCTCTACTTTGCCCTCGTCACTCTCAATGACTTCCACAACCTCAACGA GTACATTTTCCGCAAGACAGACTGGTGGCTGGACTGGTCGGTGGTGATGCTGTCGGGAACAGCGACTCTGGTCACCTATTCATCTCTGCTCCTG GTTTTAGCACTTTGCCTTCAGCTTTGCCACCAGCCCTTGAAGCTCCACTGGCTGCACAAG GGTCTCCTGATCCTGACAGCACTTGGGGTGGCTGCAGCTTTTGTGGGACTGGAAATCCAGTGGGCAGAGCAGTGGGAAAGTGCCCACATCTCCCTGCAG GCGACAGGCCCCTTCTTGCACATCGGAGCTGTGGTGGGTGTGACGCTGCTTGCCTGGCCAGTTGCCAGCTGGTTTTACCGCACCTCCCATTCAG CTCTCAAGGTGCTTCTCCTGCTGCTGTATCTGGGCGCAGTAGTCGCTTTGTATGTGGCCCCGCTGGGCATAGACTCCCCCTGTCTCATGGAGCACAACCAGCTGCCTCCCAAGCCAGCCCTGTTTGGGCATCGTGGGGCTCCCATG CTTGCACCTGAGAACACGTTGATGTCATTCCAGAAGGCAGTTGACTGTGGTGTGAGTGTCTTTGAGACGGATGTCCTGGTGAG TGCTGATGGAGTCCCTTTCCTTATGCACGACGAGCGCCTCTCCCGAACCACCAACGTCAAAGAGGTCTTTCCCGCCCAGGCCCATCTCAATGCCAGCACCTTCAACTGGACTGAGCTGCAGCAGCTGGATGCTGGCAGCTGGTTCTTGGAG AAGCGCCCTTTCCCCATGGCCCGGAGCCTCTCGCTCGAAGAGTGGACCCTAGCCCAGGCACAGCAGATCCCATCACTGGAGCAGCTcctgggcaaggccagcaggCACAACATGTCAGTCATGTTTGACCTGCGGCCAGAAAAGGACCCTCAGTATGAGCGACTAGTCAACATTACCGTGGAGACCATTCTGCAGTCGGGCATAGCACCAGAGCTG ATCTTGTGGCTGCCAGATGAGTTTCGGGAGCAGGTGAAACAGAAGGCGCCCCAGTTCCAGCAGATCTATGGCCGGAAGAGGCTCAGCAATGAGACGGAAGAACTGCAGCATGTGAACCTGCCCTACCAAAATCTGAGCAGTGCAGAAATCCA GGAATACCGCCGTGACAACATCTCGGTCAACCTGTTCGTGGTGAATGCCCCCTGGCTCTTCTCAATCCTGTGGTGTTCAGGAACCAACTCTGTTACCACCAACGCCTGCCAGGTGCTGCAGGGGATGGAGCGCCCCCTCTGGCTGCTG CCACGCGCTACGTACCAAATGATCTGGATTGTGACAGACTGTGTCTCCTTCCTGCTGATTATCTGGGCCTTCCTGCTGCTGAA GAGATGGAACCGG